A single region of the Podospora pseudopauciseta strain CBS 411.78 chromosome 1, whole genome shotgun sequence genome encodes:
- the GAR1_1 gene encoding H/ACA snoRNP pseudouridylase subunit (EggNog:ENOG503NU9F; COG:S): protein MPPKHFTLNTGAKIPSIGLGTWQSPPGQVASAVSYALQNGYTLIDGAYCYANEDEVGQGLAEAFSAGKVKREDIFVVSKVWTTYNTRVEEGLDKSLKSLGLDYVDMFLVHWPLLMNPEGNHDRFPTKPDGSRDIIQGYNHVDTWKQMEALLKTGKTKAIGVSNYSKLYLEQLLPHATVIPAVNQIENHPGLPQQEIVDLCKEKGIHIMAYSPLGSTGGPLLSAEPVVKIAEKHGVKPSSVLLSYHGPRGSTVLAKSVTPERIKENIESLIDLDEEDQAELKAYSDKLVAEKKWQRFVYPPFGVNFGFPDKQ, encoded by the exons ATGCCCCCCAAACActtcaccctcaacaccgGCGCCAAAATCCCGTCCATCGGCCTGGGAACCTGGCAGTCGCCCCCAGGCCAGGTAGCCTCCGCCGTCTCCTACGCCCTCCAAAACGGCTACACGCTCATCGACGGCGCCTACTGCTACGCCAACGAAGATGAAGTCGGCCAGGGGCTCGCAGAGGCCTTTTCCGCCGGCAAAGTGAAACGAGAGGACATCTTTGTCGTGAGCAAAGTCTGGACTACGTACAACACCCGCGTCGAGGAAGGATTGGACAAGAGCTTGAAGAGTCTGGGGTTGGATTACGTTGATATGTTCCTGGTTCACTGGCCGCTGCTGATGAATCCTGAGG GTAACCACGACCGGTTCCCCACCAAACCGGACGGGAGCCGCGACATCATCCAGGGGTACAACCATGTTGATACCTGGAAGCAGATGGAGGCGCTGCTGAAGACGGGCAAGACAAAGGCCATCGGTGTTTCCAAC TACTCCAAGCTCTACCTTGaacagctcctcccccacgCCACAGTCATCCCAGCCGTCAACCAAATCGAGAACCACCCCGGTCTTCCCCAGCAGGAGATCGTCGACCTTTGCAAGGAAAAGGGAATTCACATCATGGCGTACAGCCCCCTGGGGTCAACTGGTGGACCGCTGTTGAGCGCCGAGCCGGTGGTCAAGATTGCGGAGAAGCATGGCGTGAAGCCGAGCTCGGTCCTGCTGAGTTACCATG GCCCGAGAGGCAGCACCGTGCTCGCCAAGTCCGTCACCCCCGAGCGCATCAAAGAGAACATCGAGTCTCTGATCGAcctggatgaggaggaccaGGCTGAGCTGAAGGCGTACTCTGACAAGCTGGTTGCGGAGAAGAAGTGGCAGCGGTTTGTGTACCCGCCATTCGGTGTCAACTTTGGTTTCCCAGACAAGCAGTGA
- a CDS encoding hypothetical protein (COG:Q; EggNog:ENOG503NXBI) translates to MFSLKDHTALVTGGTRGIGQAVAIALAEAGADVILVQRNAKDEETATAIRKLGRRVTVVAADLSSPAEVKRIVPELLDEGREIRILVNCAGIQRRYPCEEFPDEDFNEVIQVNLNSVFTLCRDIGAHMLTLEPSPVTGRKGSIINFASLLTFQGGLTVPAYAASKGAVGQLTKSFANEWTSKGITVNAIAPGYIETEMNTALLNDKQRLASISARIPAGRWGTPEDFKGTAVYLASKASAYVSGHVLVVDGGWMGR, encoded by the exons ATGTTTTCCCTCAAAGATCACACTGCCCTCGTGACCGGCGGAACGCGGGGTATCGGGCAAGCTGTCGCCATTGCACTCGCCGAAGCCGGTGCAGATGTCATTTTGGTCCAG AGAAATGCAAAGGACGAAGAGACAGCAACCGCCATCCGGAAACTGGGGCGCAGAGTTACAGTCGTTGCGGCAGACCTCAGTTCTCCTGCAGAGGTGAAGAGGATCGTTCCCGAGCTACTAGACGAGGGCCGGGAAATACGCATACTGGTCAATTGCGCCGGCATCCAGCGGCGGTACCCCTGCGAGGAGTTCCCAGATGAGGACTTTAACGAAGTCATTCAGGTCAACCTCAACAGCGTCTTTACCCTCTGTCGGGATATTGGTGCTCACATGTTGACGCTTGAGCCCTCGCCCGTCACTGGCCGCAAGGgatccatcatcaactttgCTTCTCTGCTCACCTTCCAGGGAGGACTCACCGTGCCGGCTTATGCTGCTTCGAAAGGAGCTGTTGGGCAGCTCACCAAGAGCTTTGCCAACGAGTGGACATCCAAGGGAATCACGGTGAACGCCATTGCGCCTGGATACATCGAGACGGAAATGAACACTGCGCTGCTGAACGACAAGCAGAGGCTGGCGAGTATCAGCGCGAGGATACCGGCCGGAAGG TGGGGCACCCCTGAAGACTTCAAAGGGACAGCCGTATATCTAGCCAGCAAAGCAAGTGCATATGTGAGCGGTCATGTCCTCGTTGTCGACGGCGGATGGATGGGTCGGTAA
- a CDS encoding hypothetical protein (COG:Q; EggNog:ENOG503NUAP) — protein sequence MSTEVKTSVLYGAKDLRLETRPLPPLTPNDVRVTVKATGLCGSDLHYYNHFRNGDILVREPLTLGHESAGIVTAVGSAVTNLSPGDKVALEVGQPCESCNLCLRGRYNICPEMKFRSSAKAWPHAQGTLQEEIVHPRKWCHKLPEGVSLEDGALVEPMAVALHALQRAKLEEGAKVLVFGAGTVGLLCAGVSKVVSKASVIIADIQEERVKFATENGFADEGVVVPMKRPETIEEKLVFAREVAEMVGEKMGQADGTFECTGVESCLQAAIFATAPGGKVMIIGMGNPVQTLPISAASIREVDLVGVFRYANAYTKVIELLANGLRSKLPGLNHLITQRFTGIENIPKAFGMAGRVKDDEGRLVIKVLVNM from the exons atGTCCACTGAAGTCAAAACCTCGGTCCTCTATGGGGCTAAAGACCTCCGTCTT GAAACCCGCCCGCTTCCACCCCTCACGCCAAACGACGTCCGCGTCACCGTCAAAGCCACCGGCCTCTGCGGCTCAGACCTTCACTATTACAACCACTTCCGCAATGGCGACATCCTTGTCCGCGAGCCTCTGACTCTAGGCCACGAGTCGGCCGGAATCGTCACCGCTGTCGGCTCAGCCGTCACCAATCTGTCCCCCGGAGACAAGGTGGCTCTTGAAGTTGGACAACCGTGTGAATCATGCAATCTTTGTCTTCGAGGGAGGTACAACATATGCCCCGAGATGAAGTTCCGCTCTTCCGCCAAGGCGTGGCCTCATGCCCAGGGGACGCtgcaggaggagattgtACACCCCCGGAAGTGGTGCCATAAACTACCCGAGGGAGTGAGCTTGGAGGATGGAGCACTGGTTGAGCCGATGGCTGTTGCTCTTCACGCGCTGCAGAGGGCAAAGTTGGAGGAAGGGGCAAAGGTTTTGGTCTTTGGGGCTGGGACGGTGGGCTTGCTTTGCGCGGGCGTTAGTAAAGTTGTGAGTAAGGCCAGTGTGATTATTGCGGATATtcaggaggagagggtcaAGTTCGCGACCGAGAATGGGTTTGcggatgagggggtggtcGTGCCAATGAAGAGGCCGGAGACGATagaggagaagctggtgtttgcgagggaggtggcggagaTGGTAGGGGAGAAAATGGGACAGGCGGATGGGACGTTTGAGTGTACGGGGGTGGAGAGCTGTCTGCAGGCTGCCATCTTT GCCACGGCTCCAGGAGGCAAAGTCATGATCATCGGCATGGGCAACCCAGTTCAGACTCTTCCCATCTCAGCAGCCTCGATCCGAGAGGTCGACCTCGTTGGAGTCTTCAGATATGCAAATGCTTACACAAAAGTCATTGAGCTGCTCGCTAATGGTCTTCGATCAAAGTTGCCTGGGTTAAATCACCTGATCACGCAACGCTTCACAGGTATTGAGAACATACCCAAAGCGTTTGGAATGGCGGGTCGAGTCAAAGACGACGAGGGAAGATTGGTGATCAAGGTGCTGGTCAATATGTAA
- the GNA1 gene encoding Glucosamine-phosphate N-acetyltransferase-like protein (COG:M; EggNog:ENOG503P4F6), protein MSTQDLFSADLLSPSVQAELPEGYKLRALRSEDYEHGFLDCLRVLTTVGDISRQEFDERYQWLAKQDGTYFILVIEDTNLNPPRIVGTGALIVERKFIHGLGKVGHIEDIAVAKDQQGKKLGLRIIQALDFIARETGCYKTILDCSEHNEGFYVKCGFKRAGLEMAHYHNK, encoded by the exons GATCTTTTCTCGGCCGATCTCCTTTCTCCCAGTGTCCAGGCTGAGCTCCCAGAGGGTTACAAGCTCCGCGCGCTTCGGTCAGAAGACTACGAGCATGGCTTTCTCGACTGTCTTCGAGTCCTGACAACCGTGGGGGATATCTCCCGGCAGGAGTTTGACGAACGCTACCAGTGGCTGGCCAAGCAAGACGGCACTTACTTTATTCTCGTGATTGAAGAtaccaacctcaacccaccCAGGATCGTGGGTACCGGTGCGCTGATCGTGGAGCGCAAGTT CATTCACGGCCTTGGGAAGGTCGGACACATCGAAGACATCGCTGTTGCGAAGGACCAACAAGGGAAGAAACTGGGTCTTAGAATTATCCAGGCTCTCGACTTCATCGCCAGAGAGACGGGTTGCTACAAGACAATCCTGGACTGCAGCGAGCACAATGAGGGCTTCTATGTCAAGTGTGGATTTAAGAGAGCGGGGCTCGAGATGGCCCATTATCACAACAAATAA
- a CDS encoding hypothetical protein (EggNog:ENOG503PXW9), whose amino-acid sequence MGVVAEDLNATVARVRIALIQSQVRDQATSPVRRARRRSTTTAVYAGSKDGVPVFSKQKVVRVI is encoded by the exons ATGGGCGTCGTTGCTGAGGATCTCAACGCTACCGTCGCCCGTGTGCGCATTGCTCTGATTCAGTCGCA AGTCCGTGATCAAGCAACCTCCCCCGTCAGGAGAGCCCGCAGAAGATCGACTACTACCGCTGTGTACGCTGGATCCAAGGACGGAGTGCCAGTTTTCTCCAAGCAGAAGGTTGTCAGAGTGATCTAA
- the sed5 gene encoding Integral membrane protein SED5 (COG:U; BUSCO:EOG09263J3H; EggNog:ENOG503NU11), with translation MAVAINDRTAEFRHIVSAAKRKQVAKPGSQRLLGGSQQSAANGDAKPKRSEFARSAAEIGRGISATMGKLQKLAQLAKKRSLFDDNPVEVNELTFIIKQDLSRLNEDIRNLQALSRRLHPKPDQEGENNKNILLLLQGKLGDVSANFKDVLEIRTKNIQASRSRTEAFVSNVGQHAQLSLQQSASPLYGTPNRGTPSPGNDLISLNPVVDQQMQLQMMEEGGQNNYIQQRGQAIEAIESTINELGSIFGQLAGMVSEQSEMIQRIDANTEDVVDNVEGAQKELLKYWSRVSSNRWLLAKMFGVLMIFFLLWVLIAG, from the exons ATGGCCGTCGCGATCAACGACCGCACGGCGGAATTCCGTCACATTGTCAGCGCCGCGAAGCGCAAGCAAGTGGCAAAACCTGGATCGCAAAGACTCCTCGGCGGCAGTCAACAAAGCGCCGCCAACGGCGATGCCAAACCCAAGCGCTCAGAGTTTGCACGGAGTGCGGCAGAAATCGGCAGAGGAATCTCGGCTACTATGGGCAAGCTGCAAAAGCTGGCTcagctggccaagaagcGATCCCTCTTCGACGACAACCCGGTCGAGGTGAACGAGTTGAccttcatcatcaagcaAGATCTGTCCCGCCTCAATGAGGATATCCGAAATCTCCAGGCCCTTTCCAGACGGCTGCACCCAAAACCGGACCAAGAGGGGgagaacaacaagaacatTCTGCTTCTCTTGCAGGGCAAGTTGGGGGATGTCAGCGCGAACTTCAAG GACGTGTTGGAGATCAGAACCAAGAACATCCAGGCCTCGAGGTCAAGGACCGAGGCATTTGTCTCGAACGTCGGGCAACATGCGCAGCTTTCCTTGCAGCAATCTGCCTCCCCGCTATACGGCACGCCAAACCGGGGGACACCATCACCGGGGAATGACTTGATTTCTCTGAACCCAGTGGTAGACCAGCAGATGCAGCTccagatgatggaggagggtggccAGAACAACTACATTCAGCAAAGAGGGCAAGCCATCGAAGCCATTGAATCTACCATCAACGAACTGGGGTCCAT CTTCGGTCAACTAGCTGGCATGGTCAGCGAACAATCAGAGATGATTCAAAGAATCGATGCCAACAC AGAGGACGTCGTGGACAATGTCGAGGGCGCACAGAAAGAGCTTCTCAAGTACTGGTCACGagtcagcagcaacaggtgGTTGTTAGCCAAGATGTTTGGCGTTCTT ATGATATTCTTCCTGCTCTGGGTGTTGATCGCCGGGTAG
- a CDS encoding hypothetical protein (COG:S; EggNog:ENOG503NYYA) gives MTGLDGYRPDNTVRCEEFLARGWAAVVVEIPGTADCPADSADPESPDRLWSSLLDWMAKEGRFDMKKVMVWGLSSGGYYAVRVAHTHKERIIGSVAQGAGVHYFYDREWLERADGHEYPFKLTPAMAHKHGFGSVDEYKEKVQKKFSLLETGILKMESARLLLINGTLDGLMPIEDSMMLFEHGSPKEARFFANALHMGYPMANSSVYPWMESVMKSVQGSK, from the exons ATGACTGGGTTGGATGGGTACCGGCCTGACAATACCGTTCGGTGTGAGGAGTTTTTGGCTCGGGGGTGGgcagctgttgttgtggagATTCCTGGGACGGCGGACTGCCCGGCTGATAGTGCCGATCCTGAGAGCCCGGATAGGCTGTGGAGTTCGTTGCTGGATTGGATGGCGAAAGAGGGGAGGTTTGATATGAAGAAGGTCATGGTCTGGGGATTGAGTAGCGGGGGCTATTATGCCGTGCGGGTGGCGCATACGCACAAGGAGAGGATCATTGGGAGTGTTGCtcagggggcgggggttCATTACTTTTATGATAGGGAGTGGCTGGAGCGGGCGGATGGGCATGAGTATCCCTTCAAGTTGACGCCGGCGATGGCGCATAAGCATGGGTTTGGGAGCGTGGACGAGTATAAGGAGAAGGTGCAGAAGAAGTTTTCGTTGTTGGAGACGGGGATTCTGAAGATGGAGAGCgcgaggttgttgttgatcaaT GGCACGCTGGACGGTCTCATGCCTATCGAGGACTCGATGATGCTGTTTGAGCATGGCTCGCCCAAGGAGGCCAGGTTCTTCGCCAACGCTCTGCATATGGGCTACCCGATGGCCAACAGCTCGGTGTACCCCTGGATGGAGTCTGTGATGAAGTCGGTTCAGGGATCAAAGTGA